AGGTTTGCAGGACAAGATTTCTGCATTTCCCTGAAAGATGAGATGTTAATGAATGCAGGGCCATGCCAGCCAGAATGAACTTCCTTAAGTCAGCAGCCTGGGGCCAATTAGAAATTGCTCCATAGTCTAGGATGGGAGGCTATTTATCCCAatcagagccccccaccccctccctccaaaATTTCCAATCAATTAACTGCAAAGCACtgcaaaaaaagagaatttcaagaaaaaagggggaaaccGTACAGGAGTGGAGCTTTCATGTGGTGGCAGCAGAGAGGAGGCCCCTCACGTTGTCTAGCTGGTAAACAGGGCAACGCCCTGGTCTCCTGAGACCCAACCTCTCACCTGGGGACCACGCACAGCTGCTCCCCCTAGCACCCCTGAAAACTGGCAGTCGCCCTACAAGGTGGTGTTGGGTGGAAGGAGCCATGACCCTCAGGGGGTGGGTCAGCAGTGGTATAAGCGGGGATCCTGCTCAGCTCAGAGGAAGCAGCAggatgctggggggggggggggggtctgggaagcggaggtgggagggggagtgtGTTACACAAAGTCCAGTGGCCCCTATCCTGGGGTCAGCGAGGCCTGCGGTGCTGGGGAGCCTAAGTCCAAAAGAGGACGGCAGGCGGGGGGGGCAGGGCCCAGGTGCCTGGACGTACAGTCAGGGTCGAGGGCCAGGGGTTAGCAAGAGAGCGGAGCACGGGGGCTGGCGCGGTCAGGAGCGGGAGGAGGCGGCTGAGAGCCGGACGGGCAgagcagggagcagggcaggCCGGAAAAGGGTGTGCCCGGTGGGGCGGGCGGcgcctccccttctcccacctccccagccgGCCGCCCCGACTTGGCTCCCCAGGCAGAGTGGTCCTGGTGGGTGACCCGCGTGCGGATCTCTCGCCTCTTAGAGGAGGCGCCTGAGCGGCCTTGGGCCCCAGGCCCGGCCACAGCGAGCGGGCCGAGGGGCCCTGCAGCCCGGAACCCCCGGGCCCGTGCACACCGCCCCTGTCCGGGCGCTCTTCCCGCGGGCGGGCGGGGCCTGGGGCTCCGCGGGCCCCCGGGCGGGGTGCGGAGAAGGTGCGGCGGCTGGGGACCCCGGCACAGGTCTGGATCCGGACCCATCAGCTAGGGCTTCGGCCCCGCCTAGCCACCCCTACCCTCAACCCAGCTGATTGAGGTCAGGCGCGGGGTGGGCCGCGCCGGGTGCAGCCGCCCGCCCTCCTTCCACGAGCCGCGCGAGGCCGGGCCGCGTCTCCGCCAGGGGGCGCCGGGCCGCCGCCCGAGGAGGGGGACGTCATCGGCCTGCGAGGGGGAGGGGTAGGAACGGGGGAGGATGACGTCATCAACCTGCGGGGGGAGGGGACGGGGCGGGGAGGGTGACGTCATCGACCCGCGGGGGCCGCAGGGGTAGGGGGACGTGGGGGAGGGTATGTGACGGGGACGTCATCCGCCTTCGGGGGCCGGGGGAGGAGCGGGAAGGGGGACGTGAGGGGGACGACACGGCCTGCGGGGGGCGTGGAAGGGGCGGGGGATGACGTAGGCGGGAGAGCAGGCGGAGGGCGGGGCCTAGCCCCACACCCAGGCACACCGTGAGGGGTCGTCCCCTCGGAAGCGTCGCGCCCTGAAGCGGCGGCCCCGCGAGGGCTCGAGGCCCTAGGGGGGCGCGGGGCAGTGTGGTCGGGTGGGAGTCCAACTTCAGCCCTGCCGTGTCCGCCGTCGGTCCGCCTCACGGACAGGCGGGCGGAGGCGGGGACCGCGTGCAGGCGTCGCCTCAGGCCCTGACTGGGCTCCTGGGGTCAGGCGCGTGGTGGACGCGGGGAACGGGGCCCCGGGCCCGGCACGGCTCCAAAGCCGAGAGACGCCCTTGGCGTCTGGGCAGTGGGAGGCGGGCCAGGGGGCACACCCTCTGGGCACTGCCCCGCGGTCACTTCACCCCCGGCCCTCCTGACCGGGGCTGCTCGAGGCGCCGGCCCCCAGCCCGCACCGAGGGGCGCGGAGTGGCGCGGACCGCTCGCCTCATGTGGCCATCGAGGTCCTGGCTCCGTCGCCCGCCTCGGCGCTGCAACCAGGGACCCCGGGCAGCACCCCCTGACTGAGGCCGGCCCCTGCGAGGAGCTCTGGTGTGGACGGCTTGGCAGGGCCGGGAGCCTGCGTTTCCGGAGCGGGGGTGAGTGTCAGGACCCCTGGGGACAGCACCCAGGTGGGCACGGCCACTCAGATCTGAAGGCTCGTATATATTATAAAATCTCACGGAGGACAGATCGGCTGTCTGTACAGCAGCAGGTGAATGTGAGGGAACGTCTGCTTTGGCATCAGCCTTCAGGTCCAGCGGCTGTCTGTTCTCTCTTCCCCGCCgcagcccaccccccaccaggcCAGGCCCCTCAAGTCCTCTGCTTAGcggggaggggtgtggggtgtCCGCAGCCCCTCCGCCCTCTCCCCCGGGCCCTTGGCCCTCCAGTCTAACAGCCTTGCCCCACACGGGGAGCCACCAGCCCAGCGGCCTTGCCCCCAGGGCTCCTCAGAGGCCTGAATCCTGGCCCTGGGGGCAGTGGGCCCACAGGGCGCATGACCCGTGAGGGAGCCCCTTCCCGGCTCCTAGGCCTTTGGCAGCTGGCCGGCCACTCAGGCTCCAGGGGTGCCGTCTTCTCTGTCACGTGCTAGTAGGACTCTTCTCGTCCAGAACCGCCAGTTCCAGGGATGAGACAGTGGTGGAGAGCGTCAGAGACAAGAAAGAAGTGAGGGGAGAAGGTACCCTTCGTGGAGTGGCCGCGGCCTCCAGCTCCCCCAGAGCAGGGCAGGGATGTCCAGAGCAGGGCAGCTGGCGTGGCGGGCGGGGTCCGTGCGGCCCTGGGAAGCGGGGCCTGGGCAGGCGTGGCGTGGCGGGCGGCGCCTGCAGCCCGGTCCTACTGCAGCAGCTTGGGCACCTCCACCTGTCGGGGCAGAGCAGACGGCTTagaggagggggcctggggggccCTGGAATGCCtcgccctcctctcctcctgggctCTCAAACAGAggagctgtgggcagaggaggccCTTTCCCTTTTCTGTAAAAACTTGATGCTGTTCAGTGACTGGGGGGACAGTCAAGGTTGCACTGTGTCTCAGGAGGGACCTGGTCGGGAGGGGCGGGGTCAGCCTGGTGGAGGACCCCGACTCTGCCACCCGCGGGGCTGAGCTTTGAGAAGCTGGCTCTCTAGGGAGGGACTGACCTTTGGGGTAACCTGACCCCTAGGGCCTGACTGGTTCTAAGAGGGTATTAGGAAAACAAAGGCCGTGTGGGCCTGGGGAAcggtgcggggtgggggtggggggacttggAGGAAGGGTCTGAAGGTGCTGCTTCTCTTCCAGGAGAAACAGAGGGAATGGCTACAGGAAGCTCCTGTGAGGACTGacagatgccctggaggaggtgcAGGCCCACCCCTCAGCCTGGCCCCGCGGCCGGGCCCAGTGCCCACCTTCTTGAGCTGCTTGAGGTTGCTGGAGCGGATGGCCGCCAGCAGCTGGTCCCGGGAGTTCTTCTCCTGGGCGGGGAGGGCCTTGTCACCCATCTTCCGCTGGGTGGCCGGGGACAGTGAGTTCCTCAGGTTCTCCATGACGAGCGGGGGCGCCAGGGGCGGCGGTGGTGGGGGGGGTGCAGCCAGGGCACCCCCTTTGCCTGGCGAGTTCTTAGGAGTGGCCTTGGAGGGTGGCTGCAGGGAGGGCCTGGGGGAGCCCCGGGCAGGGGGCCGGGCCTGGGGCACCTCCAGCAGCGCCTTCCCCACCTGGGCCTCCTGCGCCTGCCGCTGCTCCTGCAGCCGTTTCTGCCGCTGCCGGTCCATGTTTCGGCTGAGCAGGTTGGTGACGGTCATGCGAGGCCCGGCCAGCTCGAAGTGGTAGCCCAGCTTGAGCAGCGTGGTGTTCTCCTTGAGCAGCTTGGCCATCTCCATCTCGGTCTTGCCGCCACAGATGTGGCGCTGATTGTGGAAGCGGAGCTCGGTCAGGGAGCTGTTCTGCAGCAGGGCCCGGAAGATGGCCAGGATGCCTTTGCTGGTGATGTGGTTGGAGTCCAGGTTCAGGCTGGTGATGGTCTTGTTGGCCTTGAGCATGATGGCGATGGCAAAGGCCACGTGGTCATCTGCCCGCGTGTTGGCCAGGGCGAAGACCTTGACGGCCGTGTTGAACTCCAGCGCTTCAGCAAAGCGCACCAGGATCTCGGTGGTGATGCAGTCCGAGTTGTTGACGTTCACCTCCGTCACCTCTGGGTCGTTACTCTTCACCCTCTCCAGGGGCTCGTCGAAGATGCTGGGGgccgcctcctcctcagccttGGCGGGCCCGTCCGCAGGCTTCGCGGGGGCACCAGGGGCGGGTTTCTCTGGCGCTGGGGTCTTGCTGTCTTCTCGGGGGGCCTTTGCCTCGCGGGGCTCCTCCTTCTTGGCCTTCTCGTCCTCCGACCTGGCAACCCTGTCCCCACGTCCCCCCTTCGGCTCCTGGGCCTCCGCCCGGGCATCCTCACCCGTCCGCGGCCCCTTGGCCTTCTCGGGCGCCGCTGTCTTGCTCGCCGCGTCGGGCTGCTCGCCCTTCTTGCCTTTGTCTCTGCTCACACTCCTCTGCTTCTCCTCATCCTTCTGGGGGGCGGCCGGCCCCTCCTTCCCGGCCTCCTTCTTGTCCACCACAGCCCTGACCCGGCCCTTCTCCAGGCCCCTGATGAGCTTCTCCTCCTTGGGCCTCTCTGCACTCCTGCCGTCAGCTTCGTCCTTGTCCCTCGAGACACTTTTCTTCACGCCACCCTTCTTCGGCTCCTTCCCCAGGTCTGAGTCCCGTCTGGCGCCCAGGGGCTTCTTGCCAGCATCTCTGCCcttgtcttctcccttttttgcATCTGTCTTGGTCTCCACTTGCTTGCCCTCCTAagaatgcagaaaagaaaaataaacatgaggAGCTGgctgcagagagagaggaaggagcccAGGGACAGCGTGGGGACCACTCGGACAGTCTCCACTGACAGCGCCGTGTGGGGCTGGGGTCGCGTGCGGAGCCCCCGCTGACATCGGACTCAGAACGCCAGCTACTGAGGCCCTGAAGGGAACCCTGGGGTCCGCAGCCCTCCTCCCCAGACCTCAGGCCCAGAGCCACCCTCTCTGTCTCGGGCAGCTGGGACAGGGAACCTGCTCGGCTTTGCTGGAACCTGAGGCAAAGGGGAACATCCCCAAGGCTGCTGctgtctttctttgagattttacatttttgtctGTCTTGGGGTTTTTTTGCACGACATTTGATTTTTTACAGTACTCATTCATGCATCGGTTGTCTTGATCTCTGGGTTTATAGGCACCCTTGCTTCCTGTGCTCTGGGCAGGAGCCCCGGGGCCTTGCCCGGCTCCCAGGAGGTCAAGTGAGTCTCAGGTCCTGGAGCTTTACAGCCAAGacctttccaaaggaaaaaatggtTGGAGAGAGCAACAAAGGCCTGATCACACTTTATTTTCTCACTTAGGAATATTTACAGATCCTGCCTACCATCCTCATCTCACGGAAATAAGAAGCCAACAATAAAGAAGCATGTATTTTCGAGCACCTCTCTCCCTTTTGAGTCAAGGCATGGCCGCCACCCCTCCTGTCTCAGCCCTGGAAGGCGCTCTGCAGGGTCACCTGGCTCTGGGCTctagagagaggggagaggggctctaCACCCCACAGTCCCCACGCGTCCCCAGCAGTGTGGCCAAcctgggcctgggggcaggaggagggaaggggtgcATTCTAAGACCCTGGTTCCCAGgtcctgtttttgtttgttttccatttgagacatatattttattgtttagaaATTTCCACCAGAGCTATCGTGAAGCTCCTTCATCAGGAGATGCCTGCAGGAATCCAGAGTAGAAAACAGGGACAGCCAGTCCGTCCATGGGGCTCAAGGGGACAGCCCCCCCAGGTAGAGCCCAGCGCCCCTCACGCTGACCCAGACGAGCTGCAGAAAACTCCACAAGTGTGGATTCAAAGTGTGACCTCAAACGACAAACCACCTACCTGGCAGTGCCCAAGACAACAGAATCCACAGAAAATCAAATCTGTCATGACTAGCATCGTACCTGAAGGAAGCTAACCTCCTGAACCAGCTGCCTTatgaagagaaagtgaagttgctcagtcctgtctgactctttgtgactccatggactgtagcccaccagtctcctccgaccatgggattttccaggcaagagtactggagtgggttgccatttccttctccaagggaccttattaagtttttacttaattattttaaaagcaaaccaaGTGCATatggcatcttaaaaaaaaaaattgtgtagaCGTTGCAAAGTTTTCAGGGGTTGGTTATTTATAATCTGAAGACTGTGGCCTGATGGTAACAATATGGGATGTTCCTTTATATCACG
The genomic region above belongs to Odocoileus virginianus isolate 20LAN1187 ecotype Illinois chromosome 11, Ovbor_1.2, whole genome shotgun sequence and contains:
- the LMOD1 gene encoding leiomodin-1; the encoded protein is MSKVAKYRRQVSEDPDIDSLLSTLSPEEMEELEKELDVVDPDGSVPLGLRQRNQTEKPSTGAYNREAMLNFCEKETKKLIQREASMDEGKQVETKTDAKKGEDKGRDAGKKPLGARRDSDLGKEPKKGGVKKSVSRDKDEADGRSAERPKEEKLIRGLEKGRVRAVVDKKEAGKEGPAAPQKDEEKQRSVSRDKGKKGEQPDAASKTAAPEKAKGPRTGEDARAEAQEPKGGRGDRVARSEDEKAKKEEPREAKAPREDSKTPAPEKPAPGAPAKPADGPAKAEEEAAPSIFDEPLERVKSNDPEVTEVNVNNSDCITTEILVRFAEALEFNTAVKVFALANTRADDHVAFAIAIMLKANKTITSLNLDSNHITSKGILAIFRALLQNSSLTELRFHNQRHICGGKTEMEMAKLLKENTTLLKLGYHFELAGPRMTVTNLLSRNMDRQRQKRLQEQRQAQEAQVGKALLEVPQARPPARGSPRPSLQPPSKATPKNSPGKGGALAAPPPPPPPLAPPLVMENLRNSLSPATQRKMGDKALPAQEKNSRDQLLAAIRSSNLKQLKKVEVPKLLQ